taaacacttgggttatttccaaatcttggttattgtgaataatactatGAAAGTAAGGGTACAGATTATCTTTTCAaggtaatattttcatttcccttggatatatttctagaaatgaaactgctggatcatatggtagttctatttttaattttttaaggaatctccatactgttttccacagtggctacagcAATTTACAAGCCCAGCCATAGTGCACAAGGGTATCTCTGACCCAGGGTTTGttaatctcttgtctttttgatgcaGGCTGTTCTAACAGGTGTTGTACCCTTGAGTTCTAATCTGAGTTCAGCTACTTAgtttacttactttctttcttggTGCTTCAGAGTTAtcattttgttaagatttttatttattcatttgagaaagagagatagagagagagagagagagcattgagcagggagaaaggcagggggagagggagaaccagactcctcactgagccaggagcctgatgcggggctcaatcccaggacctggagttcatgacctgagcccaaggcagatgcttaaccatctgagccacccagacacccccagagttatcgtttttaaatataaatgaaacgatgatgataataataatagtaatgataatcattttaaaaatttggtttttAGATGAAATGAGTAAATGTATGTAAAGCATTCAATTACTATTAGGAGGTAACGGATAGACTGAAGCtccaacaataaaacaaagtttaCAAGTTTAACTTTAATATGCACTTAGGTATGAAGCATGCTTTCTTGGAACAGTCCATTCCCACTGTTCTTGGGATGAAGATTTAACTTCTATTGGGAGTCTGGCACTGTATAACCCTGCTTGCTCTCCTTCCTTACATAGctatttcctcttttgttaagGCGAGTGGGGGGATTTGGCCTTCTGATCTGCCTTCAGATCATAGCAGCTCTAGGGAACCTTCCCTGAACTTCCAGATTCCGTTACAGCTTCCTGTTATGGACTCCCATAATACCAAATACCCACCCCTCCTTGTCCTAACAATAGCTGcattcattttacatttacaaaGCATGATTATTcagttttttgtctttatttgaatttttatatttgtttaccATGGATTATTgcactaatttttgttttttgtttttttttaaagatttatttatttatttttagagaaagacagagagcttatgtggggggaggggcagagggagagaatctcaaacagactccggCCAGGTACAGAGCCCCACCCagatggggctggatcccaggaccctgagataatggcttgaactgaaatcaagagttggatgcctaactgactcagccactgAGGAGCCCCTcactaatttttacttttaaaagtatttcattaAGAACTATTTCATTAAACTTTCATTAATTCTAATAACTGAATTTTTTGGCATTCTTTAAATTTTGCTGCAGGGAAAACTGCCAGTTATTTGCCTCACTCTAGTTCCTGCCATGCAACTTCACCTTGCAAACTCCAGAAAGGCCAGGAATACATACCCTCCGGGCCTAGAACCATGGTctgtctggggaaaaaaattaaataaaagcatattaaTAGTTTTCATATTCtaagatttttaaggaaaatattggtttgtaagacagaaataaattttcaaattacaacttttaaaaagtagcCAGGATGTTATTTGTAGAATTGCTATGACTAAAGTTCCAGGAATCCAAAAGATTAACTTGTTTCCTTGCACCATTCTCTTTGTACCAATTTCAAAAGGCAGCCCACTTTTATCGCATGGTTTAATTGGTTCCCTAACTCATGTTGGAGATATGCCTTTAAGCTCAGATCTTATGACAACAGATGAGTTCTTCcttttggtttacttctttaggaaagctaaaacaaaatgggagcaaaaataatttatgtagaaggTGGAGTGTGAAATgtaaatttagatttttctaaatatgttgtCTCCGGTTTCCAGACAGCACAAACCAAGTGAACAGACTGAATCAGTAGTGAGGAAGGTATTATAAATTAATCTAGCTGATTGTATGCACTGTTTTGACAGTAAAGGGACTGATTAAAAAAAGGGTGAATGAAAGAGAGGATCTTCAGCTTCAGCTCATGtgtgtatttttctctctctatatatcacatcatcatttatatataaattatatattaagtaaagatataaataaatgatatacaatcatttttatataatttgtatttgtatattaatataaaacatgttttatatatttaacatatattatctatacatataaagtatatataaaggaTTATgtcacttatttatatttttattcatatatataaataatggtgATTCcttagaaagaggaagagaaagagagatacctACAGTGAGAAGGGGGACTTTTAAAGAACAACGGCACTGCCATTTAAAGGCTTGGAAAGAATTGTCTATTAGGATTCTTGAAGTGGTGTTTTTATTGAAACctaaaacattaacatttttatcaccaaaaaaaacaaaacaaaacaaaaaaaaaaaccaaaaggctGCTGAAAACCGAACTGAAAACTTGTCTGTACGGTTTATACAGACCATACCATAGAGAACAGGAGAAAAGTAGTttctgacaatctctgccttcagAAACTCATCTACAAATAATATGTTCCAAGGTAAGGAGCAAGGAAGCTTTATGTAATTTCAATTTCATGTGGATGAGGATCTGGTATGCCTACTGAGGGAGATGACAGGAAAATACTGTAGCAAAACAGTTTACATATTTCCCCTCCTGGAAATAATCTTTTACTTTCCGATATTACAATTGATAATTATtctaaacagatttaaaaaaaaaatagtgtgaagAACTGTTCCCAGATATATATGTGAATTGCAGACCAGCTTCAAGTAAAATTTAAGAGGTATTTAAACAttgatttgggtttttgttgtaaTGGTCTGTGTGCTTACACGAACTATTAAACTTCACTAGACCATAGCCAATGGCGAATGTTGATTGACCGCGGCCTTCAAAGTGAGTTGTGTTACCTTTAGGGATATGAACAGTCACATTAatggctgaaaaagaaaaagcagtaatTCTGGGACTGGAGGTAGAGTGGGGTGGGGACTGGAGTTTGGGGGAGGATAAGAGAAAGTGCGGGGCAAGGTGTGGTATGCTTTTAGGTAAACCACTACTTCTAGAGGGTAAAACTGCCTCTACctctggattttcatttcattgataaGTAACTGTTTAAATACGATTATACCTACTTTCATTTGTTCAAgagacatttactgagtgcctactacaCGGGAAAGCTATGCGATTGCGGTTCACAGAGGTTTGCCCACGTGGTAAGGGCCCAGCGCCCTGAGACTGAGGCGCAGAGGGAGGAGTCACCCCGTAAGGTAGGCTCTCGGCTGAAGGTGACCGCTAGAGGCCGGGTCTAGGCGGCCTACCCCAACCTGGGCGGAGCAGAGCCACACCCGCCACCACGCCCACTGCTACCAGATAGCTCTACCCTTGAAGGTTTGATAGAGCTGTTCCTAAACTAATCAATGCTGGGTGCTGAACTGTAGGAGTAGCTTAATTTGAATGTGTCCATCAAAAAGAGGGTGGGCCTAACTGGCTGGTTTCAGCTGCTGTAGGGGCTCGAGTAGCATTTCTTCTTGCTCTTACTTGAAACCCGTGGTATAGGAGGTACCAGAGTGCACCTTGGTAGCACAGGTAAGTCTTGTTTCATGGACCTTTGCTTTTTTTCAGATCTAGGAGGAAAGGTATTGAGTTCACTCCttagaatgtatttttaacatGAGTTAAAGGTTTTGAAAACCATGGACGCGAAGCGTTTTATCCTAGAACCAAGTGGGGAATGGACCTTGGCCAGGAGACTTCTAGTGTTGATACCGCGTTGACTATAGCTGCTCTGGGCCACTGTCctcaaactcttaaaagaaagaaaggagaaaagtaaagACCTTTTCTTGAAAGTAGATGCCTGGTTGAAATTTCCTTAAAGCTGCAATCTTaaaattttgcttaaaaaaatataaaaattgtatttcactGCAACAAATGGCTGGAtctattttgctttaaaatgtttatattaaaatgttcacTTTTCTTTACAAGTCTTAAAATGTTCAAATTATTAAATCAAGAGAGTATACctgtcttcccttttcttccctcctctggTTATCTCTGCAAGTGACCCTACCATCTGCTCAATTACTGCAGTGAAAACCTAGGACCACTTACTCATTGACCCCTCTGTTTGCCTTACTCCCTTTATCTAATCCTCCCGCTGGTTCAGAAGgttctgttctccctctctcccgcCATTTCATCTCCGCTACCAACACCTGCTCCAAACAAACTGTACTCTTTCTGGATTGCTAAATAGCCCTAGGGAATTTTCTGCTTTCACCCTTGCCTCCTGAGGTCTATTCTCCACTCACCAGCCTGAGGAATCATTTTAACCTCAGCCAGAACAGGCTTTTTCCTGGTCTGAAAGAAACCTCTGTAATGGCTCCCACTGGTTtgtgaaagaaatgcaaatggctcCCCTGGCTCCCAGGATTCTGCGAGGTCCTCAACCTTATCTCAGACCACTCTGGTCTCTTCTAGCCACTGTGTGCAATAGACAGGGCTTCCTTTGTCCTGCAGCAAGTTAATCCCTTTGTACTCCCTGCTGCAGCCCGGAAAGAACACTGTTCTCCCATCTCCACCTAAGGCCTCTCCTTGGAGGCCATTCCAGACATTCTTTCTAAAGATGGCTTCATCATTTCCTTTCCCTAGCACACCttaattggttttattttctagCTTTTTTCTCAACCTTCAActattttatttaccatttttcaaataatttgtttatttacatttatatctcACACAGATAAAAGCTTTATGAAAACCAGGACCTCAGTATCTTTTTAATGCTTTAGGGTCAGTACCTAGAACAATGTTTGCTACTAAATACTTGTCAAATGACTAAGTAAATGATGCACCTTGGAAGTACTTCCATCTCAgtctgagaaatagaaaattatattACTCTCAACccagtatgtattttttaacgtccagatttttctctttccatgtttACCCAGTACATTTTCCAAGGAGTTATATCCACCTTGGAATGTACTTGTCATATAAACAGGAATTTTTCCcgttataaattattaaattactatttaaattttatacatCACTCTCATGAATTTGAATATTGTGCAAGAAATGCTGTAATGCTCAGATCTGGCAAATGAGAATCTAGCTTAGAAAAGTAAGATCTACATAAGTTCATAAAGAGACTACCTCTTTCAGCCCTGATACAGTAAGAGGTGTCTATCTAATTAACATCTTGGCATCACTGATAACCAACTTTTAGAAACTTCCATACTGTATTCAAAGTCCCACATAATTTTGTAGTAATTTTGTAGGTTTGCTAAATCAGTATCATTATGATTATTAATGGATATTCATCCCTTCACTTCATTAGACAAATGTACTAAGTCCTGTGACTTgtgaataaaacagaagagaacCTTGTCCTAGCAGAGCTTAAAGTCCATTAGGTAAGTCAAACCTTAAGTAATCAATACCAGAGACTCCATTCAGTATAAAATAGGAAGCTATGGAAACAATGAGCTTTGGGACCTAAATGAGCCAGCGAATCAAAGGAAGGTTGCCCGAGGAGGTGCTATTTAAGCAGACATCAGAAATAATGGATGAGAAATAAGCAGGTGCCCAAGCTAATAAGGAAAGGAGGAGTGAGGGTGGGTAGTATTTTACTGAGAGGGAAGAGCACGGCACTTTATTGAAGGGAGAGTTTATTATGGCTGAAAAATAAATAGAGCTGGAGATACTATCTCTGTCTCcagaataaatgtaataaatttggAGAGAAAAGCTGGAATCAATCAAATTGCAGTTACTTTAAATGGACTAAATggaatggggtgggaggggttaTATTGTTCTACTCAAACTTTAGAATGATTGCTAGTGATTTTGCTCCAAAGATGTTACATTCATTATACCTTTAAAGAGTCAAGAATTATTTCTAGCTAGGAGAATAAGATTTTGTTAGGCGAATTTCCTGAATATAGTCTCCTGGTTTATTTTACCtcgtttttttttcccccttaaataatcggggtgcctgcgtggctcagtagttaagtgtctgccttccgctcaggtcaggatcccaggctcctgaaatggagccccgcattaggatttcctactcagcgggaagcctgcttctccctctcccactccccttgcttgtgttccctctcttcctgtctctgtgtcaaataaatcaatctttttaaaaaaatataaaaagaaaataatacttctACCATTTAACATTATACATACACAGCTTGAAAATACATATTgtatttttggtttggtttggtttggttaagAGTGTGAGTtgagggaaaagcagaagagaatcttaagcagactccaccttgagcacagagccccaccagggcttgatctcatgaccctgattgatgacctgagccaaaatcaagagatggaggctcaactgactgagccacccagataccccatacAGCTTGAAAATACATTGAAGTAGCCACGTTTAAAAACACCTAGAAAGGATCCTACCATTTACTTTTGGGGGGGGAATACATGGAACAAAACAAAGTATGCTTTTCAGTTGCTaaagaaaagagtattttaagttttttcttaaatgtttgtatatattatataaaaacatttatatattatatatataaatgtttaagaAGAAATCCAAAACTCTTCCCTtagcaatttatatatataaaatatttatgtattgtatataaatacataatgtattttatttataatttattttaaaactaatttacataaaacatttatttattataaatttttatatataaatgtttaagaAGGCACTTCAGACTCTCCCCATAGCCATTGAAAAACGTGTTTTGATGCTGTGTGTTTTTGCCAAACGTAAATAGCATGATTCTTTTGaggtgatatttttaaatatggctatttaaaaatattttcaagatgttAATTTTCTCTCCACTACTTTCacatttactccttttttttttttttaagattttatttatttatttgacagagagagattacaagtaggcagagcggtaggcagagagagagaggaggaagcaggttccctgctgagcagagagcccgacactggactcgatcccaggaccctgagatcatgacctgagccgaaggcagcggcttaacccactgagccacccaggcgcccacatttaCTCCTTTTTAAACAGGATTTATTTTTGTTCCTACAGCAGGACATCTCGACAAAGTTAAGAGAACTTCTATAAGGCACACAATTGTAACATTAAGCAAAAGGTTCCCAGACTATAACATATTCATGGTATAACTTTTATAATGctgctttttagatttttaagaaaaaagaaagtattcaaGGCCAAATTCCCCTGTGCATAGAAATGCAtggatttcatttgtttcttcctctgaatCGCCATCTTCTGCAGTAGAAACCACATGGGCAGATCCAGcctctcattattttatttggaaCACGGCCACGCCCCTCCTTTGAAGCATCTGTGGCAGCTTCCATGCAACAAAAGCAGAGTTGAACAGTTACAGCATAGACCATGGGGCCCACAGAGCTTAAAGctctttattaaattaaaaaaaaaaaaaatgctaccctTGGTCTAGAGTAGTATCTGGTGTATCCCAGGACCCAACATAAACTTAAAAGATGAATACAAAGGTGAAATAACACTAGCTCATGTAACCATTCAGCATTAACTCTGTGCTAAGTACTTTGTAAACattatttaatttgaatctcacaACAGGATTACACAATAAGCGACCTTCACTTCTAGTTTTAGCTGCTGGTACCTCAGTCAAGGCCTGCCTGAGCTCCCTATTGAAAATTCTGGATTTCTTTCTACCAGCCCCTTTGCTTATTCTGTACACTTTACCTTCTTTGTTTCGTTTTCAgggttccccccccccaaagattttatttatttgacagagacagagcaagagagaacacaaacagggggtgtggaagagggagaagcatttaattttgttagttaacatagtATAATACTGATTTCTGGAACAGAATTCAAATGACACCCAGTATAGCACTTTACCTTTTAATGTGTGACATTCACAAAAATGTATACACCATGAggcatagttttttgttttttgggttttttttttttttgtatgtccaCTTACTGATAAATCTCAACCCACGAGTAGCCTAGAATAGGGCTAACACATAGTGCCCAGTAATAGTAGGTGGTCAATTGGAGAGCTCAGATAATTTGTGGGGATACCCAGTAAGATATAGTTACCTTGTATTGTAAGATATACAGCCTATGTTACAGTTCATTCTCTTACTTTCTTGGGTTTGtcagagaagaaacaaatggaagCATTTCATTAGTGAAAAGTGAATTTGAGGCCATTTTTTGAGGTCGTTTTCTGACAATGGTTCTAAAATTGGAATATATTTTATCTAAAGGTTACTGTCTCAAAGGAGGTTTGCTGAAGACAACTTACTGAGATCACTGTCACTTAAAAGTGATTGATATATCCTGGTGCAAATATtcaaggaagaagcagacaggACACTATGGACCAGCAACTGAAGAAAAGGGCAAAGACTTGTGGCCAGAAAGGCCTGGCTAGAAGACCCTTCAAGAGGGATAAGCGAAGGCCATCTAAGCTACAGGCAGTCCAGAAGAAACTTCCCAACACAACATGGGCCTTAGAAGATGAAGGTGTGCTCTTTGAGACAAGCAATCTGGTTGTTGGAGAAGACTCTTTCTCTGACTGTTACATAGAATGCATAATAAGAGGTGAGTTTTCTGAACCCATTCTGGAAGAAGACTCACTTAAGTCCCTTAAATACCTGGAAGAAGGATCAGAGCAAGAGCTTTCTCAACAGGTTCTTACAGCAAGCTCACTTCTGAAAAAATCCTTGAAATGTGCACAGAAAGGGGCAAAACAAGAACTTCCTCAACAGATTGTCAGAGAGAATTCACAGCTTAAGTATTCTGAGTATGTAATGGGCAAGAAGCTTCCTCCTGGAGGAGCACCCAGCATTGACCTACCAAATCCTAAACAGTCTGCAGAATTTGCTAGAAAGAAGCCAGCAAGAAATAAGGAATATGAGGCTCCAGAAAGAATTGTTTGTCCTTACAGTGGATGCCCAAAAAAGGTAAAGAATagagcttccctgagaaagcaTCTCCTTGTCCATGGTCCTCGTGATCACGTATGTGCAGAATGTGGGAAAGCATTCAATGAGAGTTCGAaactaaaaagacattttcttgttcatactggagagaagccaTTTCAGTGCACTTTTGAGGGGTGTGGAAAACGCTTTTCCCTGGACTACAATTTGCGTACACATGTCCGCATCCACACTGGGGAGAAACGTTTTGTGTGTCCCTTTGAAAGTTGTCACAAGAGGTTTATTCAGTCAAATAATATGAAAGTTCACGTCTTAACTCATGGAAAGACCAACAAAAATGAGTGAAAGAGAAGACGGAAAAGAGGCCTTTAACAGGATAAGTATATTAACAAAAGAGTAATTTGGGGACAAATGGACCTTGCTGTTGTCTCCAGGAAAGAGTTTTTTGAAGCAGTTGCAATCCTACATGGCTATTTTTGTTTTAACGTACTATAGTGCTCCAGTAGTTTATGACACCATTTTAGGACACTATAGAATTACGtgtttccaacaagaagatccgTAATAATTGACTGAAAAAGCATAATCCTTAATACATTATGAATTGGATTACTGGATATGGGACTTATTTTCACATGCTATAAATAgaaatttactttgtttttaaaatgtgtcgtTCCCAGTTGTTTAGCTTTGTCTTTTAGGAATAAACAACATGCAGCATGTGATAATCTTAGAGAATGTTGGCAGTAGATTGTCAGTAAGTGAATGAgtagttaaaaatgtttaaaagttcaatatatttttatcttttttttaatcattgtagAAAACTAGTGAAATCATATAGCTAGATTGGAATGGTTATTTCATATTGTCAATTTATTGGAATCCATTTTAGATatctaaaaggaaataaaatcccaGAGATATGCAAAatcaagatttaaaaatcaaagaggtGTGTATTGAAAAGTGGTaccatttatttgtctttgaaactaataaaacattgcaaagattaatacttaaatattggtgaggggtgggggaaagtccagagtcaaggtgttggcaggggttagtttcttttcagtgtagtGGAGGAAAGATCTGTACCTGGCTTTGCTCCTTGGTTTATAGATGATCATCTTCATGTATACATGGTGGTTTTCCCTTAGAACCCCATCTTTTCCTCTGTGCATGTCAATGACCAGATGCCCTCTTACAAAGATACCAGTCATACTGAATTAGAACCCATCCTaataatctcattttaacttgatccCTCCATAAAGACCCCATCTCTAAATAAGGCCAGATTCTGGGGTATTAGGGCTAGGATTTTGACACAAATTTTGGGGGATATACGGTTCACCCTGTAATGTGCATTTCCTTAGaccaaataatttcatttctagaaCTGTATTCCATGGAAGTATTTTCATGAATGTACAAAGATACTTAAGGACATTaagcatatttttaataatattaacttCATATCTTAAATGTCCATTAAAAGACAACAGGTTACATAAATCATGATAACCTCTGTACGCAAATATCCTTAAAGGAACCCTGAATGTAAAGGGAAGGAAATAGGACCACAGTCAGGAAAgccacagaggaggaggaagtttgttgtttttaacagaattaaaattaataaaatagatagTCTGGGACAGAATCTGGGGTATTTACATTCTGTGGAAGAAAATTCAGAGAAGGTAATTAAAGATTCTGGATAAGGTGGAGGAATTGTTTGGTCCAGAAGcgcccaaaacaaacaaaaaactctatcTTCAAAATAGGGATTAACTGAACCCCTGATTAAAATGATCTTCTGATGGGCAAAACATCAAACTTAGAAAGCATTCCCCCCTCCCtacattaatattataaatagttAGTAGTCAGCATACCATATTTTATGTTAAGATTTAAGACTCCATTGGAGGTAATGATTGTACCATAAATTTAACAGCTTttccggggggagggggagggaaaagacaCAAAACAGGATATAAACAGATCAACTTCAAGATTAATTTTGATTTGAGGAATACCAAAATGTACAACTACATGACttcaaaacagttaaaaatgaaGGGCTTATATTTTTACCTCACTGAGCAAACCGTTACTATCGAATATTatacaaacaattttttttatttataatacatttggTATGATTTATACCATCATTTTCTATAGGAATGTATTGAGTTTCTAAGTGAATAGGAACATTGGATTTATAATCCATTCATAAATTTGTAATTTCCTCTAAATCAAACACCTGAGTATAGAATTTAGGATGGGAATTTGCTATTTGATAAAGATGATGGAGCATATGTTTGTCTAGTTTTTGCTCTGACATTGGTGTGTTTCATTTTGTCCTGGATTTCTACCTCAAGAGTTAAATTAGGACACAGCATCTCTATAGGCTAAGAAAAAGGGAGGATTAAATAGGGAGCAGTCAAAACTAGATCAAGTCAATGGCAGGGTTTAAGAGCCTGGGACTCAGGGCATCAAGAGGAATCAAGATTGACTTGGCCTATATAGAGGCTGGTCTACTTCCGTAGATTACCTCTTTCTGGAGCTGAGGGGCCCAGAGCTCAGTATTTAGAGCCCTAAAGCTTAAATGTACAAGAAATACCAATTTGGAAAAGGGTGTATCTGGATTCTAAGGCTCAGTTTAATTCTGATTTGAGAATAAGATGTTCCTTGTCTTGCATTCGAGctgtttttcccaaagaagacccCTAAAACTGCTAAGAAGGTAAGAGGAAGAAGGCATGTggatgaaaaattgaaaaaggaacagaaaagggaATTAGCTAATGCAGATATGTTGTCTAAAATCTTTGTGTTTTGGAAAGGGAATACACTTCTACATTTGCATTCTGAGGAGGAAGAACGAACACAAGATGTATGAACACAGATccagagaaaactgaaaaagttaATCAGCCCATCTAGATTTTTCCATGTCTCCAAGTACCAGCATGTTACAAACCTCAAATCCTGATAAACgaacaaatatttttctgttttcatgctGGTATTTGGATTCATGcccgttttttttgttttttttcttttttatggccaaacaTATTAGTCAGAAGGTAACACTAGAGAAATAGCTTtccatagaaaaatgaaaatcttaaggCAGAGCCTATCACTTTCTTGGTGTCTCTAACACATAATTAGTTGGCACttaattatggaatgaataagtgtaaaaatacagcataataagcttttttaaaaactaattatgCAGTTCTCAAAATTATATGATTTAGAAAGAGCTAATTACTTGTCTTATATAAAATCTGGTTACTGTGAAATAAGGTGAACAACTTCACAAAATTAATATTTGCTCgttgaaagaaatgtaaatatatatttgttaccCATGCATGTATCAACTCTTACTCCAAAAGTAATCACCACTcttaaaatacttctaaaaattgTTAGATTCTTTGATCATTTTTAGCGATAATTATCTTAAGtctcacttttttccccttctcgTTCATCAAAAGGGGCAGGAGACTGAGGGATCTGTTCATGTCCTAGTATCTTGGATAATGGGGCACTAACTTGCATTGAGAATTATATCCACCAAGACTACGATTGATTAAAAATGTGTTGAGACACACTCCTTTTATCTCATTCTCCAATATGTACACAGATTTCCAAAACAGTCATACTTGATTCCTTTATTTTACCTTGGCCACAACATACATTAGTAGACACAAGATTTCTATCCTACTCTatctaaaaaagaattttatacaaAAGCAGTTTGTCAGATTCTTTTCTGTGGAATATGCATGTGCAGAAATCCGTGTGTGCTTATGTTTTAATTACCTAATGCACTAGCTCTGAATAAATTGCATGATTACATCCTACATTGGACACAGAACAGTGCAAGATATATTAAAAAGCCATTATATTTGCAACTCTGAGCAAGACAATTAAAAGGCAATTGGATGAAATTAGCTTTGAGAGTACAAGAGTTTAAGTAGGATTTGGTAAATGAACATTAATGGTTAACATGTGGTTTTTATTATGTCTTTCGCTGCTTCTCTCTGTGACCCTAGGGTTGAATTTGTTAGATTTCAGTGGACTAGACATGTGAAAACACCTGTATGAAGCTATGCTTTACCATGTGGCTAAAGTTACACCCATAAAA
The DNA window shown above is from Neovison vison isolate M4711 chromosome 11, ASM_NN_V1, whole genome shotgun sequence and carries:
- the ZFP42 gene encoding zinc finger protein 42 homolog — protein: MDQQLKKRAKTCGQKGLARRPFKRDKRRPSKLQAVQKKLPNTTWALEDEGVLFETSNLVVGEDSFSDCYIECIIRGEFSEPILEEDSLKSLKYLEEGSEQELSQQVLTASSLLKKSLKCAQKGAKQELPQQIVRENSQLKYSEYVMGKKLPPGGAPSIDLPNPKQSAEFARKKPARNKEYEAPERIVCPYSGCPKKVKNRASLRKHLLVHGPRDHVCAECGKAFNESSKLKRHFLVHTGEKPFQCTFEGCGKRFSLDYNLRTHVRIHTGEKRFVCPFESCHKRFIQSNNMKVHVLTHGKTNKNE